In a genomic window of Candidatus Dadabacteria bacterium:
- the acs gene encoding acetate--CoA ligase: MSKPKVFPPSESVTERALVNRDEYNWMYRQSVRDPERFWEAHGKRIDWIRPYTKVKDVDYGPGEVSIRWFYDGTLNVSANCVDRHAERTPDKIAIIWEGDDPAEDKKFTYRELKSEVCRMANVLKSLGVRKGDRVTIYMPMIPEVAFAMLACVRIGAIHSVVFGGFSPHALAGRISDCSSEVVITADEGLRGARKVPLKLNTDKALEEEGVDAIVKKVLVVRRTGADIPWDGGRDVWYHEASAEVSDDCVVEEMGAEDPLFILYTSGSTGKPKGVLHTTGGYLVYASMTHQYVFDYHDGEVYWCTADVGWVTGHSYIVYGPLANGATTVMFEGVPGYPDISRFWRVCDKHNVSIFYTAPTAIRALMREGDGPVKETSRASLRILGTVGEPINPEAWMWYYEVVGEGRCPIVDTWWQTETGGVLITPLPGVTDLKPGSATLPFFGVSPELVSDDGEILEGAAEGNLCIADSWPGQMRTVYGDHDRFVETYFVAYPGKYFTGDGCRRDEDGYHWITGRVDDVINVSGHRMGTAEVESALVSHGSVAEAAVVGYPHEIKGQGIYAYITLNSDSEPSEELRGELVKWVRKEIGPIASPDLIQWAPGLPKTRSGKIMRRILRRIAANEYSDLGDTSTLADPSVVDDLIDNRMNR; the protein is encoded by the coding sequence ATGTCAAAACCCAAAGTTTTTCCACCCTCAGAATCTGTTACTGAAAGAGCCTTGGTCAACAGGGATGAATATAACTGGATGTATCGTCAGTCGGTTAGGGACCCGGAGAGGTTCTGGGAAGCCCACGGCAAGCGGATTGACTGGATCAGGCCCTATACGAAGGTAAAAGACGTAGACTACGGCCCGGGGGAAGTGTCGATCAGGTGGTTTTACGACGGAACCCTTAACGTGTCGGCGAACTGCGTTGACCGCCACGCGGAGAGAACCCCTGACAAAATCGCAATCATATGGGAAGGGGATGATCCCGCTGAAGACAAAAAGTTCACCTACAGGGAATTAAAAAGCGAAGTCTGCCGCATGGCGAACGTTCTTAAGTCTCTCGGTGTCCGCAAGGGCGACAGGGTGACCATATACATGCCGATGATACCCGAGGTTGCCTTCGCCATGCTTGCCTGCGTGCGTATCGGCGCCATTCATTCGGTCGTGTTCGGAGGCTTTTCACCGCACGCGCTTGCGGGGAGGATTTCCGATTGTTCTTCGGAGGTGGTCATTACTGCGGACGAGGGACTTCGCGGCGCTCGCAAGGTGCCCCTTAAGCTAAACACGGACAAGGCGCTAGAGGAAGAAGGCGTAGATGCAATTGTGAAAAAGGTTCTTGTAGTGCGCCGCACGGGAGCTGACATTCCATGGGACGGGGGCCGCGACGTCTGGTATCACGAGGCCTCCGCGGAAGTTTCCGATGACTGCGTGGTTGAGGAGATGGGGGCTGAGGATCCGCTTTTCATTCTCTACACTTCGGGTTCAACCGGAAAGCCCAAGGGGGTCTTGCACACAACCGGCGGCTATCTTGTCTACGCTTCAATGACTCACCAGTACGTGTTTGATTATCATGACGGAGAGGTCTACTGGTGCACGGCCGATGTCGGCTGGGTCACGGGACACAGCTATATCGTCTACGGACCGCTTGCAAACGGTGCCACCACGGTCATGTTCGAAGGAGTGCCGGGTTACCCGGACATCTCGCGCTTCTGGAGAGTCTGCGACAAGCATAACGTCAGTATTTTCTACACTGCTCCCACGGCTATCCGAGCGCTCATGCGCGAGGGCGACGGGCCGGTTAAGGAGACCTCGCGTGCCTCGCTTCGCATTCTCGGAACCGTTGGGGAACCGATCAATCCTGAGGCCTGGATGTGGTACTACGAAGTCGTCGGCGAGGGGCGCTGTCCGATAGTGGATACCTGGTGGCAGACTGAGACCGGGGGTGTCTTGATAACGCCGCTTCCCGGTGTGACAGATCTCAAGCCGGGTTCGGCCACGCTGCCGTTTTTCGGGGTTTCCCCGGAACTGGTTTCGGACGATGGCGAGATTTTAGAAGGCGCGGCGGAGGGAAATCTTTGCATAGCCGATTCATGGCCCGGGCAGATGCGCACGGTATACGGAGATCACGATCGCTTCGTCGAAACCTATTTCGTTGCCTATCCGGGCAAGTATTTTACCGGTGATGGCTGTCGTCGCGATGAAGACGGGTATCACTGGATTACGGGACGCGTCGATGACGTTATAAACGTATCGGGTCACCGTATGGGCACGGCCGAAGTGGAAAGTGCTTTGGTATCGCACGGGAGCGTCGCCGAGGCAGCAGTGGTGGGTTATCCTCACGAGATCAAGGGTCAGGGTATCTACGCCTATATCACCCTGAACTCCGATTCTGAGCCCTCAGAAGAACTTCGCGGCGAACTGGTTAAGTGGGTAAGAAAGGAAATAGGACCGATCGCCTCTCCCGATCTTATACAGTGGGCCCCCGGTCTTCCGAAAACCCGATCGGGCAAGATCATGCGCCGGATCCTGCGTCGCATCGCCGCAAACGAATACTCTGACCTCGGCGATACTTCAACGCTTGCCGACCCGTCGGTGGTTGATGACCTGATTGACAACCGAATGAACCGCTGA
- a CDS encoding rRNA pseudouridine synthase has translation MRLNKFLSECGITSRRKADNLIKAGRITVNGEVVRALGSVVDETADTVALDGKPVRKERKRYVMLNKPPFYLTSLKSMEDGKKTITSFLGGIEQRVYPVGRLDYDSEGLLILTNDGELANRIHHPRYKVVKTYLAEVSGEMLDDLEAVLGEGVEIEERFTKPDSVSVLQVSAGRARASISFHEGRKHLVKKYFEAFGLRVTRLKRISCGNVRLGELGKGKWRDLNPGELRSLQKITGLLPRSERKTAGGAA, from the coding sequence ATGAGGCTTAACAAGTTTCTTTCCGAGTGCGGAATAACATCAAGAAGAAAAGCGGATAACCTTATAAAGGCGGGACGGATAACCGTAAACGGAGAGGTCGTTCGTGCTCTCGGTTCCGTGGTGGACGAGACTGCCGACACGGTGGCGCTTGACGGAAAACCCGTGCGCAAGGAGAGGAAAAGATACGTAATGCTTAACAAGCCCCCTTTTTACCTTACCTCCCTTAAGTCAATGGAAGACGGAAAGAAGACGATAACGTCCTTTCTGGGAGGCATAGAGCAGAGGGTATATCCCGTCGGCCGGCTTGACTACGACTCCGAGGGACTTCTGATTCTCACAAATGACGGGGAGCTTGCCAACAGGATACATCACCCCAGGTACAAGGTGGTAAAAACCTATCTGGCCGAGGTTTCGGGAGAGATGCTGGATGACCTTGAAGCGGTGCTCGGGGAAGGGGTGGAGATCGAAGAACGCTTTACGAAGCCGGATTCAGTGAGCGTTCTTCAAGTGTCCGCAGGGCGCGCGCGGGCAAGCATTTCCTTTCACGAGGGGAGAAAGCATCTGGTGAAAAAGTACTTCGAGGCCTTCGGACTTCGGGTTACGAGACTTAAGAGGATTTCGTGCGGCAACGTGCGTCTCGGCGAGCTTGGGAAGGGGAAGTGGCGCGATCTTAACCCTGGAGAATTGAGAAGCCTCCAGAAGATAACGGGACTTTTGCCGCGCAGTGAAAGGAAAACAGCGGGAGGGGCCGCATGA
- the tmk gene encoding dTMP kinase encodes MSRFITFEGIDGSGKSTQAKLLADYLSGKGEEVFFTKEPGEGKLGQAIRNEILDRRDIDIEPYAELCLFCADRAQHVRELIVPKLKDGCTVICDRYYDSTLAYQGFGRGLDPHLVSLMAMASSLGVEPDITFFLSIPVEQALLRLKDREKERNKMDEEPLEFHSRVDRGYRVLIEKSIPRIKVIEASGSPEETHMKIRAFLSESAAQT; translated from the coding sequence ATGAGCAGATTTATCACATTTGAGGGGATAGACGGAAGCGGCAAGTCAACCCAGGCTAAGCTCCTTGCTGATTACCTCTCTGGCAAGGGAGAGGAGGTGTTTTTCACCAAAGAACCGGGCGAGGGGAAGCTCGGCCAAGCGATCAGAAACGAGATTCTCGACCGAAGGGACATCGATATTGAGCCCTACGCCGAGCTTTGTCTCTTCTGCGCGGACAGGGCCCAGCACGTAAGGGAGCTTATAGTGCCGAAGCTCAAAGACGGCTGCACGGTCATCTGCGACCGCTACTACGATTCGACACTGGCCTATCAAGGCTTTGGAAGAGGGCTTGATCCCCACTTGGTTTCCCTCATGGCCATGGCCTCGAGCTTGGGGGTTGAACCCGATATTACGTTTTTTCTCTCGATACCGGTTGAGCAGGCGCTTTTAAGGCTCAAAGACCGCGAAAAAGAGAGAAACAAGATGGACGAGGAACCGCTTGAGTTCCACAGCCGGGTGGACAGGGGCTACAGAGTACTGATTGAAAAAAGCATCCCAAGAATCAAGGTAATAGAAGCTTCCGGTTCTCCAGAGGAGACTCACATGAAGATAAGGGCTTTTTTAAGTGAATCCGCTGCTCAGACGTAA
- a CDS encoding sulfurtransferase, whose protein sequence is MADYANPDVLVSTDWVEEHIDDPDIVIVESDEDILLYEIGHIRNSVKFDWQTELQDQLIRDYVSRENFEALLSEKGISNDHAVVFYGDRSNWWACYAFWTFKVLGHEKCLIMDGGRQKWVDEGRDLVKEVPERAKTDYKVSAVDESIRAFRDDVLEHMGSDKPLVDVRSPKEYSGELLHMEAYPQEGALRGGHIPGAVNVPWATAANEDGTFRSADELVEIYEKGQGLSKDQDVIAYCRIGERSSHTWFVLTYLLGFENVKNYDGSWTEWGNLVRAPIER, encoded by the coding sequence ATGGCGGATTACGCAAACCCCGATGTTCTCGTGAGCACGGACTGGGTAGAGGAGCATATTGACGACCCCGATATCGTTATAGTGGAATCGGATGAGGACATACTGCTTTACGAAATAGGACACATAAGGAATTCGGTGAAATTCGACTGGCAGACCGAGCTTCAGGATCAGCTTATAAGGGACTACGTGAGCAGGGAGAATTTCGAGGCACTGCTTTCCGAAAAAGGCATTTCCAATGATCACGCGGTGGTTTTCTACGGTGACAGGAGTAACTGGTGGGCGTGTTACGCTTTCTGGACTTTTAAGGTTTTAGGGCACGAAAAATGTTTGATAATGGACGGCGGCAGGCAGAAATGGGTTGATGAGGGAAGAGATCTGGTAAAAGAAGTTCCCGAGAGAGCGAAAACAGATTACAAAGTGTCGGCAGTCGATGAGTCAATAAGGGCTTTTCGCGATGATGTACTGGAGCACATGGGCTCCGACAAGCCGCTAGTTGACGTCCGTTCCCCCAAAGAGTATTCGGGAGAACTTCTTCACATGGAAGCCTATCCCCAGGAAGGGGCGCTTCGCGGGGGACATATTCCGGGCGCGGTGAACGTTCCTTGGGCCACAGCCGCGAACGAGGACGGAACTTTCCGCTCGGCCGATGAGCTTGTCGAGATATACGAAAAAGGGCAGGGCCTCAGCAAGGACCAGGATGTGATTGCCTACTGCAGGATAGGGGAGCGTTCTTCTCACACTTGGTTTGTCCTCACTTATCTTCTCGGATTCGAAAACGTTAAGAATTACGACGGCTCGTGGACCGAGTGGGGAAACCTTGTAAGGGCTCCTATAGAGAGATAA
- a CDS encoding SufE family protein, translating to MASVEEIIREFQGADRQEMIELLIDYSEDLPEIPRRFAERVDRDLHQVHECETPVFIWVEMEDGKVNIFADVPEPFPTVRGLVSILVSAFDGLSPEEIESAPVDFISQLGIAQKLGIRRVRGLSAVYARIKSEVRRHGTVT from the coding sequence ATGGCCAGCGTAGAAGAGATAATCAGGGAATTTCAAGGGGCGGACCGTCAGGAAATGATAGAGCTCCTGATAGATTATTCGGAAGACCTTCCTGAGATTCCAAGGAGATTCGCCGAACGCGTGGACAGAGACCTTCATCAGGTACACGAATGCGAAACCCCGGTTTTTATCTGGGTTGAGATGGAAGATGGCAAGGTGAATATATTTGCTGACGTCCCGGAGCCGTTTCCAACCGTGAGGGGGCTTGTATCGATTCTTGTAAGCGCTTTTGACGGACTCAGCCCGGAGGAGATCGAATCCGCGCCGGTGGACTTCATTTCCCAACTCGGAATAGCCCAGAAGCTCGGGATAAGAAGAGTCAGAGGCCTTAGCGCGGTTTACGCGAGGATAAAAAGCGAGGTAAGACGGCACGGAACGGTCACATGA
- a CDS encoding iron-sulfur cluster assembly scaffold protein, with the protein MIEEDRMKMIMDHYENPRNFGPLEHPTVTLKGGNPNCGDNINIYIRTDGGSVIEDISFDGEGCTISQAAASLLTEFVKGKTVGQVGELDSDYLRELLGKDIMVTRPKCSRLALETLKSWVRDFERGKTA; encoded by the coding sequence ATGATTGAAGAAGACAGAATGAAGATGATCATGGATCATTATGAAAATCCGAGGAATTTCGGCCCGCTTGAGCACCCGACGGTGACGCTTAAGGGCGGCAATCCCAATTGCGGCGACAATATAAATATCTATATACGCACAGACGGCGGAAGCGTGATAGAGGATATAAGTTTTGACGGGGAAGGCTGTACGATAAGTCAGGCGGCGGCGTCTCTTCTCACGGAATTTGTAAAGGGAAAAACAGTCGGACAGGTAGGAGAACTTGATTCCGATTACCTCAGGGAACTTCTCGGCAAGGATATCATGGTGACCCGCCCCAAATGCAGTCGCCTTGCCCTTGAAACCCTTAAATCCTGGGTCAGGGATTTTGAGAGGGGAAAAACCGCCTGA